The Amphiprion ocellaris isolate individual 3 ecotype Okinawa chromosome 6, ASM2253959v1, whole genome shotgun sequence genome contains a region encoding:
- the LOC111580369 gene encoding phosphatidylinositol transfer protein beta isoform, with translation MVLIKEYRVVLPCSVEEYQVGQLFSVAEASKNETGGGEGIEVLKNEPYEKDGEKGQYTHKIYHLKSKVPGFVKLLAPEGSLVFHEKAWNAYPYCRTIVTNEYMKDSFFIKIETWHKPDLGTQENVHRLDEATWKTVTVVPIDIADGSQVSNSDYKPDEDPATFKSVKTGRGPLGPYWKKELVSKTECPRMCAYKLVTVKFKWWGLQTKVENFIHEQEKRIFTNFHRQLFCWIDKWVELNMEDIRRMEAETQRELDELRKRGEVRGTSAADE, from the exons CCGTGTGGTTTTACCCTGTAGTGTTGAGGAG TATCAAGTCGGACAGCTGTTTTCTGTGGCTGAAGCGAGTAAAAATGAGACGGGTGGTGGTGAGGGCATTGAGGTACTCAAAAATGAGCCCTATGaaaaagatggagagaaaggACAGTACACGCACAAAATCTACCACCTTAAAAG TAAAGTCCCAGGGTTTGTCAAGCTCCTTGCCCCTGAAGGCTCCctggttttccatgaaaaagcTTGGAATGCCTACCCTTACTGCCGAACCA TTGTGACG AATGAGTATATGAAAGACAGTTTCTTTATTAAAATTGAGACGTGGCACAAACCAGACCTTGGAACACAAGAAAAT GTGCACAGATTAGACGAAGCCACATGGAAGACTGTCACTGTTGTGCCCATTGACATTGCAGATGGAAGTCAAGTGTCCAATTCT GACTACAAGCCAGATGAGGATCCCGCCACATTCAAGTCTGTCAAGACTGGCAGAGGACCACTTGGACCGTACTGGAAG AAAGAGCTGGTTAGTAAAACTGAATGCCCAAGGATGTGTGCCTACAAACTCGTCACAGTCAAGTTCAAGTGGTGGGGCCTGCAGACAAAAGTGGAGAACTTCATCCATGAG CAAGAGAAAAGGATCTTCACTAACTTCCATCGCCAACTCTTTTGTTGGATTGATAAGTGGGTGGAGCTGAATATGGAGGATATCCGCAGGATGGaggcagaaacacagagagagctggatGAG CTTCGCAAACGGGGTGAAGTGCGAGGAACCAGCGCTGCAGACGAATGA
- the mn1b gene encoding transcriptional activator MN1, whose product MFGLEQFGSQINSRNPGQSERNINQQRLNMGSHYKSPGFHAGGPPGAVEPGMGPLSEPQMLGLNMNMNGEQYGGFHPRGHSDMHAGGGLQQQPQQGPMHGFFNNQQPHQGHPHSHQPHPHQHHPHFSGNFGGPEPGSSCLHGGRLMGYNNNGMGPQQGFGEGFDPLAEGQAGDGFPQQQQQQQQQRPGNMPDFQHHGPPTGNHAVPAPCLPLDQSPNRAASFHGLPSSSSSSSESHGLEPRRMPNQGAVEGLEYNFPSEPPSGHFDVPVFSPSESESQLPHFGPGRPVPGGNFPGNPGMPRTPGMQGISKGHQPPPQPQQPQHGVFFERFGNGRKVPVGMEPGVNARHPLMQQQQQAGLIARQNSCPPGLPRPPQAEPGSANPNILDGGVMMPGQHNQFEYPIHRLENRGLHPYGDPMFNMQQPAPPPSQQPPNQRLQHFDSPYMNMAKRPRFDFPNAHGGEGWCGSMDNHLSPSAYPGLPGEFTPPVNDGFAPGPLQHPGPEQQSLQQRQNAAMMIKQMASRNQQQRMRQPSLQQLGHHGDVPPGPMAHGGPVGNMPQPNFDRENGGRMPSIDGQNPHVTQENSWFQGSHPPGEMMSRRMGGAGSESGPHDMGLQQNGAGMMFRPGIGMQEPMRIPGDGHVQTLHSPGMHSQFSGNMGNLSQMQSPGAGAGHPNAPAERRPADFPAPPMGAQPAFPYGGANRQGPAHNAPQGVSTSPGSYPPQSEFPSGQRSSVSKLGALSLGNFSKTSTKDSVFGQSCLAALSTACQNMIASLGAPNLNVTFNKKNQNEGKRKLSQTEQDINSSTSNGTGSAGPEYFQSSTSQNSQMPGTGNSNSKPASQSQTVQGEASALSPNYNMDATPCSEGKATTGSGRGRGRRKRDSGHVSPGIFFSSDNGNPVVSPGQQTPSAGVGERGGGTPHEKHLQSPSWGKGGDLMLGDQADLMSSLDSGIQSVAAKSDSSSPRVDFPDDVSTHYGNEDEVSSSSDAGGASNTKPNRSPMITGSPKMQRGDHGLINGQKPLTMGINNHTTSTPDSYGLNAGVGTGASGVSHPGTPGVEQVRTPSSTSGQEEIHPLEILQAQIQLQRQQFSISEDQPLAMKNGKKNGDCPSQNGDNELASCSPDAGKGSMGTIDLDTLMAEQHATWYVPSDKAMMDGSEDDKAMGPWEKNKSQNNSKEESELSQSKAGAGAPGAGGGGGGGGGGGGSSGGNHLQCLSVHCTDELGDSKGRGGPVSSWRSLHSDISNRFGTFVAALT is encoded by the exons ATGTTTGGGCTGGAGCAGTTTGGTTCTCAAATTAATAGCAGAAACCCTGGCCAGTCAGAGAGAAACATAAACCAACAAAGACTGAACATGGGCTCCCATTATAAAAGCCCAGGTTTTCATGCTGGAGGCCCGCCCGGTGCCGTGGAGCCCGGTATGGGCCCTCTGAGCGAGCCGCAAATGCTCGGGCTCAATATGAACATGAACGGAGAGCAGTACGGGGGCTTTCATCCACGGGGACACTCAGACATGCATGCAGGCGGCGGACTTCAGCAGCAGCCTCAGCAAGGACCCATGCATGGATTTTTCAACAACCAGCAACCTCACCAAGGACATCCTCACAGTCACCAACCTCACCCCCACCAACATCACCCCCATTTCAGTGGGAATTTTGGAGGCCCAGAGCCAGGGTCATCATGCCTGCACGGTGGCAGGCTAATGGGCTACAACAATAATGGCATGGGACCACAGCAGGGCTTTGGAGAAGGATTTGATCCTCTTGCTGAGGGACAGGCAGGGGATGGCTtcccccagcagcagcagcagcagcagcagcagcggcctGGTAACATGCCCGACTTTCAACATCACGGGCCTCCCACCGGCAACCATGCTGTCCCTGCCCCCTGTCTACCCCTGGACCAGTCACCTAATAGAGCAGCATCCTTCCACGGtcttccttcctcctcatcctcctcctctgagtCTCATGGTTTAGAGCCTCGACGGATGCCCAACCAGGGAGCCGTAGAAGGATTAGAGTATAACTTCCCGAGTGAACCTCCATCTGGACATTTTGATGTACCTGTGTTTTCcccatcagaatcagaatctcAGTTACCACATTTTGGGCCAGGAAGGCCAGTTCCCGGTGGGAATTTTCCAGGGAACCCTGGCATGCCACGGACACCTGGCATGCAGGGCATCTCTAAGGGGCACCAGCCGCCACCACAGCCCCAGCAGCCTCAGCATGGAGTGTTTTTTGAGCGTTTTGGAAACGGCCGGAAGGTGCCCGTGGGGATGGAGCCGGGGGTCAATGCAAGACATCctctgatgcagcagcagcaacaggctGGCTTGATAGCCAGACAGAACTCATGCCCTCCTGGCCTCCCACGACCCCCTCAGGCTGAGCCCGGCTCTGCTAACCCTAATATTCTAGATGGAGGGGTCATGATGCCTGGCCAACACAACCAGTTTGAATATCCCATTCACAGACTGGAAAATAGGGGTCTGCACCCCTATGGGGACCCCATGTTTAATATGCAACAGccagctcctcctccctcccaaCAGCCCCCAAATCAGAGGCTGCAACACTTTGACTCTCCTTATATGAACATGGCCAAAAGGCCTCGATTTGATTTTCCTAATGCACATGGCGGCGAAGGCTGGTGTGGCAGTATGGATAACCACCTCTCTCCCTCGGCTTACCCCGGGCTTCCTGGAGAGTTCACCCCACCTGTGAATGACGGTTTCGCACCAGGGCCCCTGCAGCATCCAGGGCCCGAGCAGCAGTCTCTGCAGCAGCGGCAGAATGCAGCCATGATGATAAAACAGATGGCCTCTCGCAACCAGCAACAGCGGATGAGGCAGCCAAGTCTGCAGCAGTTGGGTCACCATGGCGATGTTCCTCCTGGCCCCATGGCTCATGGAGGTCCCGTTGGGAACATGCCGCAGCCCAACTTTGACAGGGAGAATGGAGGCAGGATGCCCAGTATTGATGGACAAAATCCTCATGTAACTCAGGAGAACTCCTGGTTTCAGGGGTCCCACCCACCAGGAGAGATGATGTCACGGCGTATGGGTGGAGCAGGTAGTGAGTCAGGGCCCCATGACATGGGGCTGCAGCAGAATGGGGCTGGGATGATGTTTCGGCCTGGCATTGGCATGCAGGAGCCCATGAGAATACCAGGAGATGGACATGTGCAGACCCTTCATTCCCCTGGCATGCACTCACAGTTCAGTGGCAACATGGGAAACCTCTCACAAATGCAGTCTCCGGGAGCAGGAGCAGGACATCCAAATGCACCAGCAGAGAGGCGGCCAGCTGACTTTCCTGCACCTCCAATGGGAGCACAACCAGCGTTTCCCTATGGGGGGGCTAACCGTCAGGGGCCGGCCCACAATGCTCCCCAGGGGGTGAGCACCTCACCAGGGAGCTACCCTCCTCAGTCTGAGTTCCCCTCAGGCCAGCGATCGTCTGTTAGTAAGCTTGGAGCTCTGTCCCTCGGGAACTTCAGCAAAACCAGCACTAAAGACAGTGTTTTCGGCCAGAGCTGCCTAGCAGCCCTTTCCACGGCCTGCCAGAACATGATCGCTAGCCTAGGGGCCCCCAATCTTAACGTAACattcaacaagaagaaccaAAATGAGGGCAAGCGAAAACTGAGTCAGACAGAGCAGGACATTAATAGCAGCACATCTAATGGGACTGGCAGTGCTGGtcctgaatattttcagagcaGCACTTCCCAGAACAGCCAGATGCCTGGCACCGGGAATAGCAACTCTAAGCCTGCAAGTCAAAGCCAGACGGTGCAGGGGGAAGCCAGTGCCCTCTCCCCAAATTACAACATGGACGCTACCCCGTGCAGTGAGGGGAAGGCAACAACAGGGagtgggagagggagagggaggagaaaaagagACAGTGGACATGTGAGccctggaatttttttttcctctgacaATGGTAACCCTGTTGTAAGTCCAGGCCAGCAGACCCCCTCGGCTGGCGTTGGGGAGAGGGGTGGGGGCACGCCCCATGAGAAACACCTCCAATCACCCTCTTGGGGAAAAGGAGGCGACTTGATGTTGGGGGACCAGGCTGACCTTATGTCTTCTTTAGACAGTGGCATTCAAAGTGTTGCAGCCAAGTCTGACAGTAGCTCACCAAGAGTGGACTTTCCTGACGATGTCAGCACCCACTATGGCAACGAGGATGAGGTGTCCTCCAGCTCAGATGCAGGAGGGGCCTCAAACACCAAGCCTAATCGCAGCCCTATGATCACAGGCTCGCCCAAAATGCAGAGGGGTGACCATGGGTTAATAAATGGACAAAAGCCCCTAACCATGGGCATTAACAATCATACTACCTCGACACCAGACAGCTATGGACTGAATGCTGGTGTGGGCACAGGGGCCAGTGGGGTAAGCCATCCGGGCACTCCTGGCGTGGAGCAGGTACGCACCCCATCCAGCACTTCTGGCCAGGAAGAAATCCATCCTCTGGAGATTCTGCAGGCCCAGATCCAGCTACAGCGGCAACAGTTCAGTATCTCTGAAGACCAGCCCCTGGCCATGAAGAATGGCAAAAAGAATGGCGACTGTCCCTCACAGAACGGAGACAATGAGCTGGCGAGCTGCAGCCCGGATGCTGGGAAGGGCTCAATGGGCACTATTGACCTTGACACCCTCATGGCAGAGCAGCACGCCACCTGGTACGTGCCCAGTGACAAGGCCATGATGGACGGGTCAGAGGATGACAAGGCCATGGGACCctgggaaaaaaataagagccaaaacaacagtaaagaag AATCGGAGCTCTCCCAGAGTAAGGCTGGAGCTGGGGCCCCAGGggccggaggaggaggaggaggaggaggaggaggaggtgggagcAGTGGAGGGAACCACCTGCAGTGCCTGTCCGTCCACTGCACAGACGAGCTGGGGGACAGCAAGGGCCGAGGGGGGCCCGTCTCGTCTTGGCGCTCGCTCCACTCTGATATCTCAAACCGATTTGGGACGTTTGTGGCGGCACTGACTTGA